The genomic window AATAGTTGAAGATGATACTGATATAAATGGATTATTATATCAGATTTTACTAACAGAAGGATATAATGTAAAACAAGCATTTTCAGGAACAGAGGCAAAAATGTGCTTAGATATCTTTAAATTTGATCTTGTATTATTAGATTTAATGTTACCAGGTATGACAGGAGAAGAGATAATACGGGAAGTTAGAAAAGTAAAGAATATGCCTATAATAGTAATATCAGCAAAAACAAAGCAAGAAGATATAATAAATGTATTAAAAATGGGTGCAGATGATTTTGTCTTAAAACCATTTAATGTAAAAGAGGTATTAGCTAGAGTTGAAGCTCAATTAAGGAGGTACACAAAATTTTCTAAAGAAGAAGAAAGTAATATTTTAAGATATAAGGAATTACAGTTAGATAAAGATTTAGTAGAAATTAAAGTAAAGGGACAGATTGTACAAGCTACTGCTAAAGAATTTGCAATAGTAGAGTTATTAATGGAGCATCCTAAAAAGGTATTTACTAGAGCTAATATATTTGAACATGTTTGGAACGAAGAGTTTTTAGGAGATGACAATACTGTTAATGTACATGTTAGTAATATAAGATCTAAAATCTCAGCGGTAGATAAAGAGAATGAATATATAAAAACTGTTTGGGGCATTGGATTTAAGTTATTAGAATAACTTAATACTTTCTTAATGTTTTCTTTAATGTATCTTGGTAGTTATATTCTATAATAACTACATAAAGACATTTGAAAGGATTGAACTAAATGAGTGAAAATATTCTTGTAACGAGAAATCTATGTAAGAATTATGGAAAAACAGTTGTATTAGATAATATTAACATGACTGTTAAAAAAGGAAGTATATATGGTTTAGTAGGTAAAAATGGTGCTGGTAAAACTACAATAGTTAGAATGGCATTATCATTAGCAAATATAACAGCTGGAGAAATTGAATTATTTAATAAAACTACTGAAAGGGAAAAGGTAATACAGCATTCAAGGATAGGAGCAATGATAGAAACACCAGCGTTTTTTCCAGGACTAACGGCAAAACAAAATCTTGAATATTATAGAATTCAAAGAGGGATAGCAGATAAAAGTTCAGTAGATGAAGCTTTAAAGCTAGTTGGATTATCAGATGCCGGAAGAAAGAAATTTAAAGGTTTCTCTCTTGGAATGAAACAAAGACTTGGTTTAGCTTTAGCACTATTAGGAAATCCAGATTTTTTAATATTAGATGAACCTATTAATGGTTTAGATCCTATTGGGATTAAAGAAATTAGAGAGATATTATTAGAATTAAATAAAATTAAAGATGTAACAATATTAATTTCAAGTCATATTCTTGGAGAACTTTCTCAATTAGCAACTAATTACGGATTTATAAATAGTGGTAAATTAGTAGAAGAAATATCAGCGGAAGAGTTAGAAGAGAGATGTAAGCATTGTTTATCTATAAAAGTTGATAATGTTGAAAAGGCTTCAATAATATTGGAAAAAGAACTAAATTGTAAAGATTACGAAATTTTAAATGATGGTTTAATTAAAGTGTACAAGCATTTAGACGAACCTTATTTAGTAAATAGTAAATTAGTAAAGAATGATATTAAAGTTTATTCTTTAGAAAGAACGGGAAGTAATTTAGAAGAATATTTCCTAGAGTTAGTAGGAGGTAATCAAAATGCTTAATTTAATAAGAGCTGAGTTATATAAATATTCTAAAAGACCATTTATGTATGTTTATGCAGGTATGCTATCATTAGGAATTTTATTAATTCCAATATTGTCAAATTTTTGGACCGTAGGAATAGAGTATATAACTAGGGAATTTATTTATACACTAATAGGATCATCATTTATGGGAATACTTATATTTTCTATGCTTTTTGGAATAGTATTACAAGAGGAATATAAAGAAAAAACCTTGAAAAATATTATAGTATCAGATATATCAAAAACAAAGATATATATTGCAAAATATATATCACAAGTAATACTAGGATTAATTTTATCAGCAATGTGTTTAATTATATTCTTTATAGCTATTTCAATGGTTAGAACTGGTGATGGATATAGTTCAAAATTAGTAGGTGATTTTTTAATTAGATTCTTAGTATCAATACCTATGTATATGGCTGGAATAGCATTAGGAGATATATTAGTAGTTTTATTTAAACAAAGTGGAATGTATGCATTAGTGTATTATTTTATTATAATTTTCACACCAAAAGTAATTGATATGTTGGCTTGGAAAGTATGTGATAAGATTGCTTTGGTAAAATCATATTTATTAACTGAAGCATTAAATAAAGTAATTATACCATACCCACCAATAGAATCTATGTTAAAATCTTTAGCTATTTCAACAATGTATATAATAGTGTGTTTAATTATAGGAATTATCTTAATAAATAGACGAGAAGTAAAATAATTATTCATAGGCGGGGATTATATGATACAAAATATAATAATAGGAGGACTATTAGTATTACTTTGTATTGCTATAACCCTTCTGTTTTTAACAAATAATAAAATAAAAAGCATAACCATAAATCTTAAAGAAGTTAATGAGGTAGATACTAATAAAGGTATTAGAATACTAGCATTTAATAAAAATCTTAATATATTAATAAAAGAAGTAAATGAATTAATAAGGAAAAATAAGGAGATGCAGTACCGATATAAAGAAGCAGATTTAGAAATTAGGCAAGCAATTGCAAATATGTCTCATGATTTAAGAACACCTTTAACCTCTGTAATGGGATATATACAATTACTTGAGAATGAAAACATTTCTAGTGATGAAAAAAAGCAATATATATCTATAATAGAAAAAAGATCACAGTCTTTAAAAAGTTTAATATCAAGTTTTTATGATTTATCAAGATTACAAGCAAGTGAGTATGAAATGAATATAGAAAAAATAAATATAAGTTCTATATTGTGTAATATTATAGCTTCATTTTATGATGATTTCGAAAATAATAATTTAAATCCTATTATTAAAATAGATGAGAATTCGGGAGTAGTTAATGGAGATAAAAATGCAACAGAGAGAATATTTATTAACATTATTCAAAATATTTTAAAACATGCGAAAGGAGATCTTGAAATATACTTAAGTAAAAGTGATAAGTATATAATTACTCAATTTATAAATGATGCTCCAGATTTAAAAGAGGAAGACGTTAAAAGAATATTTGAAAGATTTTTTACTTCTGATAGAATGAGAACAGGTAGAAATACTGGGTTAGGACTTGCAATAACAAAAATTCTAGTTGAAAAACAAGGCCATGAAATTTGGGCAGAAAAGTTAAAGGGCAAGCTTATAATAAATATTAAATGGAAATAATAAAGATAGAACTGAGTTTAGTTTATATTTAATCTAAACTCAGTTTTTTTTATGCAAAATTAAAACCATATTAAGTATTTATATGTCTAATAGATGTATAGATAATTACCAAATAAATATTTAAGCAAAAGGGGAAATAGACATATATGTGTAATGGGGATATAGCTAAAGGATCTATTAAATAAAATAAAAAATATTGAAGTTATAGATAGAGCAATTAAAGTAACTTTTAAATCAATAGGAACGCATAGTTATAATAATTTGGTTAATATAGTAACGTTTTGTAAAAATATTACTGATTTAGGCATACGTGAGGAACAAAATGGGGTAGCTATCGAAGATAATGAGAATGGAATATTTATTATAGCTTTAGATAAAATAGACACAAGGAAAAAGTATAAAATATCAACTCCAATGGAGCCAGAAATAGAAGAAGTGACTCCAGAATGGAAGTGATTATAAATTTAAAGTAGTAATAAAAAGTAGTATCAGATTCGATGATACTACTTTTTTAAAATAATTTAATAATATTAATCAAAATAATGTTAATTACAAGTTTAAAGAGTAATGAGATGAATATTATATAATATATAGTAAAAGAGTAAACAAAATTTAACACTTTTTAACACTGATATTAAATTTATTAAATAAAAATATAAAAATATTAGCGGAATATGTAAAAAAATATTCTAAAAATATGAATAATATGTTAATATTATATTAACGACACATAAACGTTTATTGAGTTAATTTTATAAAGACTGTTAGAAAATGGAGGGAAACAAATGGTTAAAAAAATAGGGGTAATAATATTAGCTACTATAACTTTACTTGGAATGAGTTCACCTTTTACTTGTAAAGTTGTAAAGGCAGCGGAAAATACATGTGTAATGGAATCCAATGGAGATGGGGTAAATAA from Clostridium septicum includes these protein-coding regions:
- a CDS encoding response regulator transcription factor, which translates into the protein MEKKDINILIVEDDTDINGLLYQILLTEGYNVKQAFSGTEAKMCLDIFKFDLVLLDLMLPGMTGEEIIREVRKVKNMPIIVISAKTKQEDIINVLKMGADDFVLKPFNVKEVLARVEAQLRRYTKFSKEEESNILRYKELQLDKDLVEIKVKGQIVQATAKEFAIVELLMEHPKKVFTRANIFEHVWNEEFLGDDNTVNVHVSNIRSKISAVDKENEYIKTVWGIGFKLLE
- a CDS encoding ATP-binding cassette domain-containing protein, producing the protein MSENILVTRNLCKNYGKTVVLDNINMTVKKGSIYGLVGKNGAGKTTIVRMALSLANITAGEIELFNKTTEREKVIQHSRIGAMIETPAFFPGLTAKQNLEYYRIQRGIADKSSVDEALKLVGLSDAGRKKFKGFSLGMKQRLGLALALLGNPDFLILDEPINGLDPIGIKEIREILLELNKIKDVTILISSHILGELSQLATNYGFINSGKLVEEISAEELEERCKHCLSIKVDNVEKASIILEKELNCKDYEILNDGLIKVYKHLDEPYLVNSKLVKNDIKVYSLERTGSNLEEYFLELVGGNQNA
- a CDS encoding ABC transporter permease, with amino-acid sequence MLNLIRAELYKYSKRPFMYVYAGMLSLGILLIPILSNFWTVGIEYITREFIYTLIGSSFMGILIFSMLFGIVLQEEYKEKTLKNIIVSDISKTKIYIAKYISQVILGLILSAMCLIIFFIAISMVRTGDGYSSKLVGDFLIRFLVSIPMYMAGIALGDILVVLFKQSGMYALVYYFIIIFTPKVIDMLAWKVCDKIALVKSYLLTEALNKVIIPYPPIESMLKSLAISTMYIIVCLIIGIILINRREVK
- a CDS encoding sensor histidine kinase, which codes for MIQNIIIGGLLVLLCIAITLLFLTNNKIKSITINLKEVNEVDTNKGIRILAFNKNLNILIKEVNELIRKNKEMQYRYKEADLEIRQAIANMSHDLRTPLTSVMGYIQLLENENISSDEKKQYISIIEKRSQSLKSLISSFYDLSRLQASEYEMNIEKINISSILCNIIASFYDDFENNNLNPIIKIDENSGVVNGDKNATERIFINIIQNILKHAKGDLEIYLSKSDKYIITQFINDAPDLKEEDVKRIFERFFTSDRMRTGRNTGLGLAITKILVEKQGHEIWAEKLKGKLIINIKWK